In Synergistaceae bacterium DZ-S4, a single window of DNA contains:
- the hutI gene encoding imidazolonepropionase — MTVKLYRNARIFTPLDSGHPLKGKEQGKIREYSKGAILAVNGLIEKIGDEGEVLNGISSAAVNEERDMGGACVIPGFVDPHTHLCFAKRREDEFKMRLDGLPYLEILKRGGGILSSVKSVRSVTEEELFSATKKLAMSALAKGTTTIEIKSGYGLDLELEMKMLSVISRISRETPLDVVPTFMGAHAVPAEYKERPDDFVDLVINEMLPKVKEQGIAEFCDIFCEEGVFSVVQSRKILKAAKAIGFEMKIHADEVHDLGGAGLAAELGVRSAEHLLAASEENLRAMGRAGSIAVLLPATAYSLKKPYAKGREMIDWEVPVALATDCNPGSCFCESVPFIFGLGVMNMNMTIEEALSASTLNAAYAVNRQHKVGSLEPGKQADFLVLDGETPTTLAYHVGSTSVLEVHKLAERVA, encoded by the coding sequence ATGACCGTAAAACTGTACAGAAACGCCAGGATATTTACCCCCCTGGACTCCGGACACCCCCTGAAGGGCAAAGAACAGGGAAAGATCAGGGAGTACAGTAAGGGAGCCATCCTTGCCGTCAACGGACTGATAGAGAAGATAGGCGACGAAGGCGAGGTCCTGAACGGCATCTCTTCCGCCGCCGTTAACGAGGAGAGGGATATGGGAGGGGCTTGTGTGATCCCGGGATTTGTGGATCCGCACACCCATCTCTGTTTCGCAAAGAGACGCGAAGACGAGTTCAAGATGAGGCTGGATGGACTCCCCTATCTTGAGATACTCAAGCGCGGAGGGGGGATCCTCTCTTCGGTAAAGTCTGTGAGGTCAGTGACAGAAGAAGAACTCTTCTCCGCTACAAAGAAGCTTGCCATGTCGGCCCTTGCCAAGGGAACGACGACGATCGAGATAAAGAGCGGCTACGGACTCGATCTTGAGCTGGAGATGAAGATGCTCTCTGTCATAAGCAGGATATCAAGGGAGACCCCGCTTGACGTAGTTCCGACGTTCATGGGCGCGCATGCCGTGCCCGCCGAATACAAAGAGAGGCCGGACGATTTCGTTGACCTTGTTATCAACGAGATGCTGCCCAAGGTCAAAGAGCAGGGGATCGCTGAGTTCTGCGACATATTCTGCGAGGAAGGCGTCTTCTCGGTCGTCCAGAGCAGAAAGATACTCAAGGCGGCAAAGGCGATCGGCTTCGAGATGAAGATCCATGCGGACGAAGTCCATGACCTTGGCGGAGCGGGTCTTGCCGCGGAGCTCGGAGTCAGGTCGGCGGAGCATCTTCTCGCTGCGAGCGAGGAAAACCTTCGTGCGATGGGAAGGGCAGGATCGATCGCGGTCCTTCTTCCGGCAACAGCTTACAGCCTCAAAAAGCCCTATGCCAAAGGCAGGGAGATGATCGACTGGGAAGTTCCCGTTGCGCTCGCTACGGACTGCAACCCTGGATCGTGCTTCTGCGAGTCGGTCCCCTTCATATTCGGTCTTGGTGTTATGAACATGAACATGACGATCGAAGAAGCGCTTTCGGCATCGACACTCAACGCAGCATATGCGGTCAACAGGCAGCACAAGGTCGGAAGCCTGGAGCCCGGAAAACAGGCCGACTTCCTCGTCCTTGACGGGGAGACGCCTACCACACTTGCCTACCATGTGGGAAGCACCTCTGTATTGGAAGTGCACAAACTGGCTGAGCGGGTAGCTTAA
- the ftcD gene encoding glutamate formimidoyltransferase, whose amino-acid sequence MAMQLIECVPNFSEGRRPEVIEKIVDCFKDKRGVYLLDHRADEDHNRLVISLVGAPAPIQDALIEAAKVALANIDMNSHQGGHPRIGAVDVVPFTPIKGITMEECIGLAHSFGERYFKECGIPVYFYEDAAKRPERKRLEVIRKGQYEVLKEEAKTKEERMPDVGGPGLHPTAGATVIGARKFLVAFNVNLDTADVEIAKKIANTVRASSGGFCHVKGIGLALEERGITQVSMNLVDYEKNSLYRVLEMIRMEAKRWGVQVIETEVYGMIPVNAILESAAYYMQINDFDPAQVLELQLLELMGERAE is encoded by the coding sequence ATGGCAATGCAGCTGATCGAATGTGTGCCGAACTTCAGCGAAGGAAGGCGCCCGGAAGTTATCGAAAAGATAGTTGACTGTTTTAAGGACAAAAGGGGGGTCTACCTTCTTGACCACAGAGCTGATGAAGACCACAACAGGCTGGTCATAAGCCTTGTCGGAGCCCCTGCGCCGATCCAGGATGCGCTGATCGAAGCCGCAAAGGTCGCCCTCGCGAACATAGACATGAATTCGCATCAGGGCGGACACCCGAGGATAGGAGCTGTCGACGTAGTCCCCTTTACCCCTATAAAGGGGATCACGATGGAAGAGTGCATAGGGCTTGCCCACAGCTTCGGCGAACGTTATTTCAAAGAATGCGGCATCCCGGTCTATTTCTATGAAGACGCCGCAAAGAGGCCCGAAAGGAAGCGCCTTGAGGTCATTCGCAAGGGTCAGTATGAAGTCCTGAAGGAAGAGGCGAAGACTAAAGAGGAAAGGATGCCCGATGTGGGAGGTCCCGGACTCCACCCCACGGCTGGAGCCACTGTTATCGGCGCGCGCAAGTTCCTTGTGGCATTCAACGTAAACCTTGACACGGCCGATGTTGAGATCGCAAAGAAGATCGCAAACACGGTCAGGGCATCTTCGGGCGGCTTCTGCCACGTCAAGGGGATAGGTCTTGCCCTTGAAGAGCGCGGCATCACACAGGTAAGCATGAACCTGGTGGATTACGAGAAGAACTCGCTCTACAGGGTCCTTGAAATGATAAGGATGGAAGCTAAAAGATGGGGAGTTCAGGTCATAGAAACTGAAGTCTACGGCATGATCCCCGTCAACGCGATACTTGAAAGCGCTGCGTACTATATGCAGATCAACGACTTCGACCCCGCACAAGTGCTGGAGCTTCAGCTTCTGGAACTGATGGGAGAGAGGGCGGAATGA
- the hutH gene encoding histidine ammonia-lyase: MSSNPVVLDGKSLTIRDIVNVARNGYRVGIDPSAEKVITECADSVKEWVNEGRVVYGVTTGFGDLASVVIPRDQSRQLQENLLMSHACGFGEALPEDYVRAIMLLRINTLTRGYSGISLNTLTQLLNYLNLGIHPVIPRQGSVGASGDLCPLSHLAITLIGLGDVVYKGKKMPTHEALSITGLKPVDLMPKEGLALNNGTTVMTGIAALCLYDAKKLLKNADIAAALSAEALHAVPYAFDKRTHDLRPQAGQSIVAENMRRLIEGSEIVETYKKDRVQDAYSLRCLPQVHGASRDAVSYVESVINIEINSVTDNPIIFHQDGEAISGGNFHGQPIAMAMDFFGIAVAEIANISERRVARLVDHKLSDLPPFLVAESGVNSGFMIPQYTAAAIVSENKVLAHPSCVDSIPTSAGQEDHVSMGGYSSRKALTMLNNTKRVISIEMLNAAQGIDFRAPLKPGRGTSAAYKAFRREVPFYAKDQYMQPLMLKSLELVSNGTIIDAVEKEIGELK, translated from the coding sequence ATGAGCTCAAATCCGGTAGTTCTTGATGGGAAATCTCTTACCATTCGCGATATCGTCAACGTTGCAAGGAATGGTTACAGGGTCGGGATAGACCCCAGTGCAGAGAAAGTCATAACAGAATGCGCCGACTCGGTCAAGGAATGGGTCAACGAAGGACGCGTTGTATACGGAGTCACAACTGGCTTCGGAGACCTTGCGTCGGTGGTGATCCCCAGGGATCAGAGCCGCCAGCTTCAGGAAAACCTGCTGATGAGCCATGCCTGCGGATTCGGCGAGGCTCTGCCGGAGGACTATGTCCGTGCGATAATGCTTCTTAGGATCAATACTCTCACGAGGGGATATTCAGGGATAAGCCTCAATACCCTCACCCAGCTTCTCAATTACCTCAACCTCGGCATCCATCCGGTGATCCCGCGTCAGGGATCTGTGGGCGCAAGCGGAGACCTCTGCCCTCTTTCACATCTTGCCATAACGCTGATCGGTCTCGGCGACGTAGTCTACAAGGGCAAAAAGATGCCTACCCATGAGGCGCTGAGCATTACCGGACTCAAGCCTGTCGACCTCATGCCCAAGGAGGGGCTTGCCCTCAACAACGGCACAACGGTCATGACGGGCATAGCCGCACTCTGCCTCTATGACGCGAAAAAACTTCTGAAGAACGCGGACATCGCGGCGGCGCTGTCTGCCGAGGCTCTCCATGCCGTACCCTACGCATTTGACAAGCGTACGCATGACCTCCGTCCGCAGGCCGGACAGAGCATCGTGGCGGAAAACATGAGAAGGCTGATAGAGGGCAGCGAGATAGTCGAGACATACAAGAAGGACCGGGTACAGGACGCATACTCGCTCCGCTGCCTCCCTCAGGTGCACGGGGCAAGCCGGGATGCGGTCTCATACGTTGAAAGCGTGATCAACATAGAGATCAACTCGGTAACGGACAACCCGATCATTTTCCACCAGGACGGCGAAGCGATAAGCGGAGGCAATTTCCACGGTCAGCCCATCGCAATGGCGATGGATTTCTTCGGAATAGCGGTAGCTGAGATAGCAAACATCTCCGAAAGGCGCGTTGCGAGGCTTGTGGACCACAAGCTCTCAGACCTGCCTCCCTTCCTGGTTGCCGAAAGCGGAGTCAACAGCGGTTTTATGATCCCGCAGTACACGGCCGCCGCGATAGTCTCTGAGAACAAGGTGCTTGCCCATCCCTCATGCGTTGACTCCATCCCGACATCAGCCGGGCAGGAAGACCACGTCTCCATGGGCGGCTACAGCTCAAGGAAGGCGCTGACTATGCTCAACAACACAAAAAGGGTCATCTCAATAGAGATGCTCAACGCTGCTCAGGGCATTGACTTCAGAGCTCCGCTCAAGCCCGGACGCGGGACTTCTGCGGCTTACAAAGCGTTCCGCAGGGAGGTCCCCTTCTATGCAAAGGACCAGTACATGCAGCCCCTGATGCTGAAATCCCTTGAACTCGTAAGCAATGGCACTATAATTGATGCAGTTGAGAAAGAGATCGGGGAACTCAAGTAG
- a CDS encoding SpoIID/LytB domain-containing protein, translating into MSLLFLPSEAYPVIKEVSVLLDNGILQGSISGTGMRLSGADGKEAVLSGTHNIEKRTGTEISAGGHTFRMPLKISSDGPMKYNGTPYNGTFIFKNSANGFKVSNLIDIENYLRGVIKAEMDPSWPFEALKAQVILARTFAVVSGGKHGDDDLCDSWHCQVYKGISAHDNIADRAVHETSGLILRWKGTPASVYYHSDSGGMVTSPANVWGGDTPYLKPKTEPFAYSGRNTTWEVALSLSAVRSKLEAGGINVGDLISVTPLKRDETGRILSMEVRGSSGTKVISGYKFRNIMGAGTVKSTLFEFGSRSPYINEQRGSFPSAPAASKPLNRTKPAEASEKIDLSEMPDDKEEKIIWLTKKRVFTTLELMEILSRPDDIDSYIEKGIARAEGRLPMPDLPAETSGDDGGAGHEALQVPEIRYVPRLSMAPATGLTVKIFGRGSGHGVGLSQIGAKTMAEKGWTYAQILDYYFPGTTIGQ; encoded by the coding sequence TTGTCTCTCCTTTTTTTGCCTTCTGAAGCTTATCCGGTCATAAAAGAGGTTTCGGTCCTCCTTGACAATGGGATCTTACAGGGAAGCATTTCCGGTACAGGAATGAGACTGAGCGGTGCCGACGGAAAAGAGGCCGTTCTTTCGGGAACTCACAATATTGAGAAAAGGACCGGCACCGAGATCTCGGCAGGGGGGCACACTTTCAGAATGCCGCTAAAAATATCCTCAGATGGCCCGATGAAGTACAACGGCACACCTTACAACGGCACTTTCATCTTCAAAAACTCAGCCAATGGGTTCAAGGTCTCTAATCTCATAGATATTGAAAATTACCTGCGGGGGGTGATCAAGGCAGAAATGGATCCCAGTTGGCCCTTCGAAGCACTCAAGGCACAGGTGATCCTGGCACGTACCTTCGCCGTCGTGTCGGGCGGCAAGCACGGCGATGACGACCTGTGCGACAGTTGGCACTGCCAGGTCTACAAAGGAATATCAGCACACGACAATATTGCTGACAGGGCTGTACATGAGACCTCCGGCCTGATCTTAAGGTGGAAGGGAACTCCGGCAAGCGTCTACTACCACTCTGACAGCGGGGGGATGGTCACATCCCCGGCCAACGTATGGGGCGGAGACACCCCCTATCTGAAACCCAAAACCGAGCCCTTCGCATATTCCGGACGCAATACCACATGGGAAGTTGCTCTTTCGCTCTCGGCCGTCCGCTCGAAACTTGAAGCAGGCGGGATCAATGTCGGGGACCTTATATCCGTCACTCCGCTGAAAAGGGATGAGACAGGCAGGATATTAAGTATGGAGGTAAGGGGCAGCTCAGGCACAAAAGTTATCTCAGGATACAAATTCAGAAATATCATGGGAGCCGGGACGGTAAAGAGCACACTTTTCGAATTTGGCTCAAGATCGCCTTACATAAATGAACAACGCGGTTCTTTCCCCTCAGCCCCTGCGGCTTCAAAGCCTTTAAACAGGACAAAACCTGCCGAGGCTTCAGAAAAGATAGATCTTTCAGAAATGCCCGATGACAAGGAAGAAAAGATAATATGGCTGACAAAGAAAAGGGTCTTTACGACCCTGGAACTCATGGAGATACTCTCCAGGCCCGACGACATCGACTCATACATAGAGAAGGGGATAGCTCGTGCGGAGGGGCGTCTGCCGATGCCGGACCTTCCTGCCGAGACCTCCGGAGACGACGGCGGGGCCGGACATGAAGCCCTTCAGGTGCCTGAGATCCGCTATGTCCCAAGGCTTTCGATGGCTCCGGCGACAGGCCTGACCGTAAAAATATTCGGAAGGGGATCGGGACACGGTGTCGGGCTTTCGCAGATCGGCGCGAAAACGATGGCAGAGAAGGGCTGGACTTACGCCCAGATACTCGACTATTATTTTCCGGGCACAACAATAGGACAGTGA
- a CDS encoding urocanate hydratase, translated as MFDPKTGKALEIALEFPEGLPSGAAFEPGIRRAPNRGQVLNEKETVLALKNALRYIPEKYHKEIAPEFLQEYREHGRIYGYRFRPQGRLFGKPIDEYRGKCTEGKAFQVMIDNNLDFDVALYPYELVTYGETGQVCQNWMQYRLIKKYLEILTADQTLVVQSGHPLGLFRSDPSAPRVILTNGLMVGMFDNPKDFTRAAALGVANYGQMTAGGWMYIGPQGIVHGTYNTLLNAGRSKFHLPEGKGLAGHLFVSSGLGGMSGAQPKAAEIAGAASIIAEVDPSRIETRHSQGWVSKKTADLPEAFRWAKEAMDAGEPLSIAYEGNIVDLLQYALDKSINIELLSDQTSCHAVYDGGYCPQGISFEERTRLLTEDKEEFCRLVDKTLRKHYELIKALTEKGTYFFDYGNSFMRAVFDAGVTEIAKNGVDTYEGFVFPSYVEDIMGPLLFDYGYGPFRWCCLSRDPEDLRKTDRAAMECIDPTRRFQDHDNWAWIRDAEKNRLVVGTQCRILYQDEEGRVRIALKFNEMVRTGEIGPVMLGRDHHDVSGTDSPYRETSNIKDGSNVMGEMAIHCFAGNCARGMSLVALHNGGGVGTGKSINGGFGLVLDGSERVDSIIKASLSWDVISGVARRAWARNENALSTIGEFNRKRSDGHITVPFIADDEYLTKLVKG; from the coding sequence ATGTTTGATCCTAAGACAGGAAAAGCACTTGAGATAGCTCTCGAATTTCCGGAAGGACTTCCGTCCGGGGCAGCATTCGAACCGGGGATCAGAAGGGCGCCCAACAGGGGACAGGTACTGAACGAAAAAGAGACGGTACTGGCACTTAAGAATGCGCTCCGCTACATTCCCGAGAAATATCATAAAGAGATAGCGCCTGAGTTCCTTCAGGAATACCGCGAACACGGACGCATATACGGCTATCGTTTCAGGCCGCAGGGGCGGCTCTTCGGCAAGCCCATCGATGAGTACAGGGGCAAATGCACTGAAGGAAAGGCCTTCCAGGTCATGATCGACAACAACCTCGATTTTGACGTGGCACTTTACCCTTACGAACTGGTCACATACGGAGAGACCGGACAGGTATGCCAGAACTGGATGCAGTACAGACTGATAAAAAAGTATCTTGAGATCCTGACGGCTGACCAGACGCTCGTAGTACAGTCCGGACATCCTCTCGGACTTTTCAGGTCAGATCCCTCCGCGCCGCGGGTGATCCTTACGAACGGCCTGATGGTGGGCATGTTTGACAACCCCAAAGACTTCACACGGGCAGCCGCGCTGGGTGTTGCAAACTACGGACAGATGACCGCGGGCGGATGGATGTACATCGGGCCGCAGGGGATCGTCCACGGCACATACAATACACTGCTTAACGCAGGAAGAAGCAAGTTCCACCTGCCGGAAGGCAAGGGGCTTGCGGGCCATCTTTTTGTTTCCTCAGGACTTGGCGGCATGAGCGGAGCTCAGCCCAAGGCTGCCGAGATAGCAGGCGCTGCGTCAATAATCGCCGAGGTAGACCCATCGCGCATAGAAACAAGGCACAGCCAGGGATGGGTAAGCAAAAAAACCGCCGATCTTCCTGAGGCTTTCAGGTGGGCAAAGGAGGCCATGGATGCAGGCGAACCTCTTTCCATAGCCTATGAAGGCAATATCGTAGACCTTCTGCAGTACGCTCTCGACAAGAGCATAAACATCGAACTGCTCTCAGACCAGACATCATGCCATGCCGTCTACGACGGCGGCTACTGCCCGCAGGGCATCTCCTTCGAAGAGAGGACCAGACTCCTCACAGAGGATAAGGAAGAGTTCTGCAGGCTGGTGGACAAAACGCTCAGAAAACACTACGAGCTTATAAAGGCGCTGACAGAGAAAGGAACTTATTTCTTCGACTACGGCAACTCCTTCATGAGGGCGGTATTCGATGCAGGAGTGACGGAGATAGCAAAGAACGGCGTCGATACATACGAAGGGTTCGTATTCCCCTCATACGTGGAAGACATAATGGGACCTCTCCTCTTCGACTACGGCTACGGACCGTTCCGTTGGTGCTGCCTCAGCCGCGATCCGGAAGACCTCAGGAAGACCGACCGCGCGGCGATGGAATGCATCGATCCGACCCGCAGGTTTCAGGATCACGACAACTGGGCATGGATAAGGGATGCTGAAAAAAACAGGCTTGTAGTGGGCACCCAGTGCAGGATACTCTACCAGGACGAAGAGGGAAGGGTCCGCATAGCACTTAAGTTCAACGAGATGGTCCGTACAGGGGAGATAGGCCCGGTAATGCTGGGCAGGGACCATCACGATGTATCGGGTACAGACTCACCCTACCGCGAAACTTCCAACATCAAGGACGGAAGCAACGTAATGGGCGAGATGGCGATCCACTGCTTCGCAGGGAACTGTGCCAGGGGAATGAGCCTTGTTGCCCTCCACAACGGAGGGGGAGTCGGCACTGGAAAATCAATTAACGGAGGTTTCGGCCTGGTCCTTGACGGAAGCGAGAGGGTAGACAGCATAATCAAAGCTTCCCTCAGCTGGGACGTCATAAGCGGAGTTGCGAGAAGAGCATGGGCAAGGAATGAAAACGCGCTTTCGACGATAGGGGAGTTCAACCGGAAAAGAAGCGACGGCCACATCACAGTACCTTTCATCGCCGATGATGAATATCTTACAAAACTCGTAAAAGGATAG
- the ruvB gene encoding Holliday junction branch migration DNA helicase RuvB yields the protein MTDNGDKLIEKIRNDKEDEIFTLRPQALDEFIGQGVLKDKLTIFMTASLQRSEPLDHTLFYGPPGLGKTTLAGIIAKEMKGNLRVTTGPALERAGDLAAILSNIQPNDVLFIDEIHRMSAHIEEILYPAMEDFSLSIIVGKGPLARSIRLSLPKFTLIGATTRLGLLTSPLRARFGIVEQLHLYSPDELTAIVKRGAEVLGVRVSDDAAVEIGLRSRGTPRVALRLLKRVRDVAEVKKAQIVERDLSKYALDMLGVDSEGLDEGDRKFLMALVELFDGGPVGLSTLAAALNEDTQTIEDIYEPYLIQKGLLERTPRGRKATRNTWDYLGLPVSPRFVQYQQMQLLSEEDTECSK from the coding sequence ATGACTGACAACGGCGACAAACTCATTGAAAAGATCAGGAACGACAAAGAGGACGAGATATTTACGCTCCGTCCACAGGCTCTTGATGAATTTATCGGGCAGGGGGTTCTCAAAGACAAGCTGACGATCTTCATGACCGCCTCGCTTCAGAGGTCCGAACCGCTTGACCACACCCTCTTTTACGGACCTCCAGGCCTCGGAAAGACAACTCTTGCCGGGATAATAGCGAAAGAGATGAAGGGAAACCTGCGCGTAACGACGGGACCTGCGCTTGAAAGGGCGGGAGACCTTGCGGCGATACTTTCCAACATACAGCCAAACGACGTACTCTTCATTGATGAGATACACAGGATGTCAGCACACATTGAAGAGATACTCTATCCTGCAATGGAAGATTTTTCTCTCTCAATAATAGTGGGGAAGGGCCCGCTCGCAAGAAGCATAAGGCTTTCGCTTCCAAAGTTCACGCTGATAGGCGCAACAACACGACTGGGACTTCTTACTTCCCCGCTCCGCGCAAGGTTCGGCATCGTCGAACAGCTCCACCTCTATTCCCCTGACGAACTCACGGCTATAGTCAAACGGGGAGCGGAAGTGCTGGGAGTAAGAGTTTCGGATGATGCCGCCGTCGAGATCGGGCTCCGTTCACGCGGGACTCCGAGAGTCGCACTGCGGCTGCTGAAAAGGGTCAGGGACGTGGCGGAGGTCAAGAAGGCCCAAATTGTTGAAAGGGATCTTTCAAAATATGCGCTTGACATGCTCGGAGTGGACTCGGAGGGGCTTGACGAGGGCGACAGGAAATTCCTGATGGCGCTTGTCGAACTCTTCGACGGCGGACCTGTGGGCCTTTCGACCCTTGCTGCCGCACTCAACGAGGATACTCAGACGATAGAGGACATTTATGAACCCTACCTGATACAGAAAGGGCTTCTTGAGAGGACACCGCGCGGAAGGAAGGCCACAAGGAACACATGGGACTATCTGGGCCTTCCCGTATCGCCCCGTTTTGTCCAGTATCAGCAGATGCAGCTTCTGTCAGAGGAAGATACTGAATGCAGCAAATAG
- a CDS encoding DUF2905 domain-containing protein produces the protein MQQIGKMLIFAGLLTAAAGFVLLLAGRFNLPFGNLPGDITYQKKNLTVFAPFGTMLLISLILTIIFNIFSRWKH, from the coding sequence ATGCAGCAAATAGGCAAAATGCTTATCTTTGCAGGCCTTCTGACGGCCGCCGCAGGCTTTGTCCTACTCCTGGCAGGCCGTTTCAATCTTCCTTTTGGAAATCTCCCGGGAGACATCACATACCAGAAAAAAAACCTGACAGTATTCGCGCCATTTGGCACGATGCTCCTTATAAGCCTGATACTAACCATAATATTCAATATTTTTTCAAGGTGGAAACATTGA
- the queA gene encoding tRNA preQ1(34) S-adenosylmethionine ribosyltransferase-isomerase QueA — translation MDNTGHDFSKTSTFDYYLPKELIAQDPVEPRDSSRLLVLHKDSGTREHKIFRDIKDHLREGDLLVLNDTRVLPARVTGIKKNGNAEVEIFFLSPAAGPNKWTALVRPGRKLKEGASVLLGDDVEITVGERLEDGVRNIYFSASADPFSIIHKFGMTPLPHYITETHAEPERYQTVYSRPEKENSVASPTAGLHFTDKLLREIRAMGVDETFVTLQVGLGTFRPVKTDDISEHIMHSEFCEVPESTAIKIRETKIRGGRVIAVGTTVVRTLESFVMHYGEVRPGTIDTRLFIRPGFGFRVVDALITNYHLPKSTLLMLVSAFAGYDRIMEAYREAVEMKYRFFSFGDSMFIC, via the coding sequence TTGGATAACACAGGACATGATTTTTCAAAAACTTCAACATTTGATTACTATCTTCCCAAAGAACTGATCGCGCAGGATCCCGTCGAGCCCAGAGACTCATCAAGGCTGCTGGTCCTCCATAAGGACTCCGGGACAAGAGAACACAAAATATTCAGGGACATAAAGGATCACCTCAGGGAAGGCGATCTGCTTGTTCTCAACGACACCAGAGTCCTTCCCGCACGCGTCACAGGGATCAAAAAAAACGGCAATGCGGAAGTTGAGATCTTTTTCCTCTCTCCGGCAGCCGGACCCAATAAGTGGACAGCTCTTGTAAGACCGGGCAGGAAGCTTAAAGAGGGAGCTTCTGTACTGTTGGGAGACGATGTGGAGATCACCGTCGGCGAAAGACTTGAAGACGGGGTAAGGAATATTTATTTCTCAGCTTCTGCCGATCCTTTCTCGATCATACATAAATTCGGCATGACCCCACTGCCTCACTACATTACCGAGACTCATGCCGAACCTGAGCGCTACCAGACGGTATATTCCAGACCGGAAAAAGAAAACTCGGTCGCCTCTCCCACAGCGGGGCTTCATTTCACAGATAAGCTGCTGAGAGAGATCAGGGCAATGGGCGTAGACGAAACCTTTGTTACGCTGCAGGTGGGGCTTGGCACATTCAGGCCGGTTAAAACAGACGATATTTCTGAACATATAATGCACAGTGAATTCTGTGAGGTCCCGGAGAGCACGGCGATCAAGATAAGAGAGACAAAAATCAGGGGAGGCAGGGTAATAGCTGTCGGGACCACCGTCGTAAGGACCCTTGAATCCTTTGTCATGCACTACGGTGAAGTAAGGCCCGGAACGATCGACACAAGGCTGTTCATAAGGCCGGGGTTCGGTTTCAGGGTCGTAGATGCCCTGATAACCAACTATCACCTGCCCAAAAGCACTCTCCTGATGCTTGTATCAGCATTTGCGGGCTACGACAGGATCATGGAGGCATATAGGGAGGCTGTCGAGATGAAATACAGGTTCTTCTCCTTCGGAGATTCGATGTTCATCTGCTGA